The proteins below come from a single Candida albicans SC5314 chromosome 7, complete sequence genomic window:
- a CDS encoding uncharacterized protein (Ortholog of Candida albicans WO-1 : CAWG_05627), with protein sequence MLPKLLYFPPIKEIVVSTIFTDVNIIEETKRHKGSDGPEAGYSECHCDRFDIRLDNLIKGVNKCNIYPRSIHIHQIGGFQNEPDTFLELLKNASCIEGKFSQTWGSDPEISLDLFVNSNVKFDHLELFDFPNPVTLPHIAASITLYNTELNNYAIPGIKKLIFDVESDDDRNQTYTFSSDLEELYVTTDNSIEVTLPPNLRKLRLYKTRGPVDLVSEELVNLEYLSLMLPNIQSFSETGINAPNLKKLILECGNLSNFDGLKQFQHLKDLEFRHLRFPITLFDDGSLPELESFACWGCSIYNTGDVNNSLSIFPPNLMVLQLEICSFENTEFSNWVLPNKLEALRVYDSPFKNGYLGENLKHVFVRAPTLTFANRFRIFPRVEKFIMQPEYLTFESSDFMYHLPNNLIQLHLIPYEQGKMSPLTKMVKWPRILCDIAFENFNIDHSTLELLNLKESNLEIINICGGDVKKLNADLFPVSVKDLSLRKMGIQKLSDSFENLENLRRLSLEGNQLRKVDPVKLPVSSLQMLNLNECNLRLISPFLVSMLEQKNRNPKLKIIAWRNTNVSVTDIRTALKSIKGLFLDLNDFDKTLTEISKRSSRLVCKGGFFDPRFKKTETDDLYDGSESSSDEEDVGGNAKRRREM encoded by the coding sequence ATGTTACCAAAATTATTGTATTTCCCACCAATTAAAGAGATCGTtgtatcaacaatttttacaGATGTAAATATTATTGAGGAAACCAAAAGACATAAAGGCAGTGATGGGCCAGAAGCTGGCTACTCAGAATGTCATTGCGACAGGTTTGATATTAGActtgataatttgataaagGGTGTTAATAAATGTAACATTTACCCAAGATCCATTCATATACACCAAATAGGTGGATTTCAAAACGAACCAGATACTTTCCTTGAACTTTTAAAGAACGCTCTGTGTATTGAAGGTAAGTTTTCTCAAACTTGGGGTCTGGATCCAGAAATCCTGTTAGATTTGTTTGTCAATTCTAATGTCAAGTTTGATCATTTagaattgtttgatttccCCAATCCAGTTACATTACCACATATCGCCGCAAGTATCACGCTATATAATACTGAGTTGAATAATTATGCAATTCCAGGTATCAAGAAGTTGATCTTCGACGTTGAATCTGATGATGACAGAAATCAAACGTATACTTTTTCCTCAGATTTAGAGGAATTATATGTTACTACTGATAACTCGATTGAAGTGACTTTACCTCCAAATTTGCGGAAACTACGGTTATATAAAACCCGGGGCCCAGTAGATCTTGTATCTGAAGAATTGGTTAATTTAGAGTATTTACTGCTTATGTTGCCGAATATTCAATCATTTAGCGAAACTGGAATAAATGCtccaaatttaaaaaagcTAATTTTAGAGTGTGGCAATTTGTCTAATTTTGATGGTTTAAAACAGTTCCAACATTTAAAGGATTTAGAATTTAGACACCTTAGATTCCCCATTActttatttgatgatggtTCCTTACCTGAGCTAGAAAGCTTTGCATGCTGGGGATGCTCTATTTACAATACAGGAGACGTCAACAActcattatcaattttccCTCCAAATTTGATGGTATTGCAGCTAGAAATTTGCAGTTTTGAGAATACCGAATTTAGCAATTGGGTACTTCCTAATAAATTGGAGGCTTTACGTGTTTATGATCTGCCCTTTAAAAATGGTTATTTAGGTGAGAATCTAAAGCATGTCTTTGTTCGTGCTCCAACACTTACATTTGCCAATAGATTCAGAATCTTTCCTAGGGTCGAAAAATTCATAATGCAGCCTGAGTATCTAACTTTTGAAAGTCTGGATTTTATGTATCATTTACCAAATAACCTCATACAGTTGCACTTGATTCCCTATGAGCAGGGAAAGATGAGCCCTCTCACCAAAATGGTTAAATGGCCACGGATCCTATGTGATATTGCCTTCGAGAACTTTAATATTGATCACTCCACCTTGGAGCTATTGAACTTGAAAGAATCCAACCTTGagataataaatatttgtgGAGGCGATGTCAAGAAGTTAAATGCTGACTTATTTCCTGTTAGCGTTAAAGATCTATCCTTGAGGAAAATGGGAATCCAGAAATTGTCAGActcatttgaaaatttggaaaatttacGCAGGTTGTCTTTAGAGGGAAATCAATTGAGAAAAGTAGACCCAGTAAAATTGCCGGTGTCATCATTGCAGATGTTAAATCTAAATGAATGTAACCTTCGTTTGATATCTCCATTTTTAGTATCAATGCTAGAACAAAAGAATAGAAATCCCaagttaaaaataatagCTTGGAGGAATACGAATGTTAGTGTCACTGATATAAGAACAGCATTGAAATCGATTAAGGGACTTTTCTTAGATCTTAAcgattttgataaaacatTGACGGAAATATCTAAACGTTCTTCGCGTTTGGTCTGTAAAGGTGGGTTCTTTGATCCTCGTTTTAAAAAAACTGAAACGGATGATCTTTATGATGGAAGCGAATCTAGTCtggatgaagaagatgtgGGTGGTAATGCTAAAAGAAGGAGAGAAATGTAA
- the LIP5 gene encoding Lip5p (Cold-activated secreted lipase, differentially expressed lipase gene family member with possible roles in nutrition and acidic microenvironment; LIP5 and LIP8 expressed at all stages of mucosal and systemic infection; affects filamentation), with amino-acid sequence MLYLILFLIAPIYAGLIFPTKPSSDPFYNPPKGFENAAVGDILQSRATPKSITGGFTPLKIQNSWQLLVRSEDSFGNPNVIVTTVIEPVNADPSKIASYQVFEDAAKADCAPSYALQFGSDLTTFVTQAEMYLMAPLLDQGYYVVSPDYEGPKSTFTIGKQSGQAVLNSIRAALKSGKITNIKDDAKVVMWGYSGGSLASGWAAALQPSYAPELGGNLLGAALGGFVTNITATAQATDGTVFAGIVANALGGVANEYPEFKSILQSDTDKKSVFDEFDGHCLIDGVLNYIGTSFLTGDHKIFKTGWDILKNPKIGKVVEDNGLVYQKQLVPKIPVFIYHGSIDQIVPIVDTKKTYQNWCDAGISSLEFAEDASNGHLTEAIMGAPAALTWIIDRFDGKQTVSGCQHIQRFSNLEYPNIPSSIANYFKAAMDVVLHLGLGPDVQKDQVSPEGIKKLGSIEMRWL; translated from the coding sequence atgtTGTATTTAATACTTTTCCTCATTGCCCCCATATATGCTGGCCTTATTTTCCCTACCAAACCATCAAGCGATCCCTTCTATAACCCCCCGAAAGGTTTTGAAAATGCTGCCGTTGGTGATATTTTGCAATCCAGGGCAACACCCAAATCTATCACTGGTGGGTTCACCCCTCTCAAGATCCAGAACTCATGGCAACTTTTAGTTAGATCTGAGGATTCATTTGGTAATCCAAATGTCATTGTCACTACTGTTATTGAACCAGTCAACGCTGATCCATCCAAGATTGCTTCCTACCAGGTTTTTGAAGATGCAGCTAAAGCTGATTGTGCTCCTTCCTATGCTCTTCAATTTGGTTCTGATTTGACTACTTTCGTTACTCAAGCTGAAATGTACTTGATGGCACCATTGTTAGATCAAGGATATTATGTTGTGTCTCCTGATTATGAAGGACCTAAACTGACATTCACTATTGGTAAACAATCAGGTCAAGCTGTGCTAAACTCTATTCGTGCAGCATTAAAATCTGGTAAAATCACCAACATTAAAGACGATGCTAAAGTTGTCATGTGGGGATATTCTGGTGGGTCATTAGCCTCTGGATGGGCAGCTGCTTTACAACCAAGCTACGCACCTGAATTAGGTGGTAACTTATTGGGTGCTGCCTTAGGTGGATTTGTTACCAATATTACAGCTACCGCACAAGCCACTGACGGTACTGTTTTTGCAGGAATTGTGGCAAACGCTTTGGGTGGTGTTGCTAATGAGTATCCggaattcaaatcaattttacaGAGTGATACAGACAAAAAATCAGtgtttgatgaatttgatggTCACTGCTTGATTGACGGTGTGCTCAACTATATCGGTACTCTGTTCTTAACTGGTGATCATAAGATTTTCAAAACTGGTTGGGATATTTTAAAGAACCCAAAAATTGGtaaagttgttgaagaCAATGGATTAGTTTATCAGAAGCAGTTGGTTCCAAAAATACCCGTGTTTATTTACCACGgttcaattgatcaaatcgTCCCTATTGTCGATACCAAAAAAACTTATCAAAATTGGTGTGATGCTGGTATTTCCTCTTTGGAATTTGCTGAAGATGCTAGTAATGGTCACCTCACTGAAGCTATTATGGGTGCCCCTGCTGCTTTGACTTGGATTATTGATAGATTTGATGGTAAACAAACTGTTTCTGGTTGTCAACATATTCAAAGATTCAGTAACCTTGAATACCCAAATATTCCTTCTTCAATTGCTAACTATTTCAAAGCAGCAATGGATGTTGTTCTCCATCTCGGACTTGGCCCAGATGTCCAAAAAGATCAAGTCAGTCCTGAAGGAATTAAAAAACTtggatcaattgaaatgaGGTGGTTATAA
- the PRX1 gene encoding thioredoxin peroxidase (Thioredoxin peroxidase; transcriptionally induced by interaction with macrophage; fluconazole induced; Fkh2p-downregulated; caspofungin repressed; protein present in exponential and stationary growth phase yeast cultures), with amino-acid sequence MRDKKQTKKKKSFFFATHTTMSQQPHLRLGSTAPDFKADTTNGPISFHEYIGDSWAILFSHPAAHTSVCSTELSAFARLEPEFTKRGVKLLAISADPVEANSDWIDDMEDFSGSRVKFPIIADPERKVATLYDMIDHQDATNLDDKGLQLTIRAVFIIDPSKKIRLIMTYPASTGRNTAEVLRVLDSLQLVDKQKVITPINWVPGDDVLVHMGVPDDEARVLFPKYRAIKPYIRLTPLEKEDK; translated from the coding sequence ATGAGAgacaaaaaacaaacaaaaaaaaaaaaatctttttttttcgccACGCACACTACCATGTCGCAACAACCACATTTACGTCTCGGATCTACCGCACCTGATTTCAAAGCTGATACAACTAACGGGCCTATTCTGTTTCACGAATACATTGGTGATAGCTGGGCTATCTTGTTCTCACATCCCGCTGCCCACACCAGTGTGTGTAGCACCGAGCTTTCTGCGTTCGCACGACTCGAACCGGAGTTCACGAAGAGAGGGGTGAAATTGCTTGCAATTTCAGCCGACCCTGTTGAAGCAAATTCCGACTGGATTGATGATATGGAAGATTTTAGCGGATCCAGGGTcaaatttccaattatCGCAGACCCTGAGAGAAAAGTTGCTACCTTGTACGACATGATCGATCACCAAGATGCCACCAATCTCGATGACAAAGGGCTTCAATTGACAATTCGTGCAGTGTTTATCATTGATCCAAGTAAGAAAATCAGATTGATCATGACCTACCCTGCCTCGACCGGTAGAAACACCGCTGAAGTATTGAGAGTACTCGACTCATTACAGCTTGTTGATAAACAAAAGGTTATCACTCCAATCAATTGGGTTCCAGGTGACGATGTTCTTGTCCATATGGGTGTCCCAGATGATGAGGCAAGAGTTTTGTTTCCTAAATATAGGGCTATAAAGCCATATATTAGATTGACTCCGTTGGAAAAGGAAGACAAGTAA
- the NIK1 gene encoding Nik1p (Histidine kinase involved in a two-component signaling pathway that regulates cell wall biosynthesis; required for wild-type virulence in mouse systemic infection but not for wild-type growth or drug sensitivity/resistance; 9 HAMP domains) encodes MNPTKKPRLSPMQPSVFEILNDPELYSQHCHSLRETLLDHFNHQATLIDTYEHELEKSKNANKAFQQALSEIGTVVISVAMGDLSKKVEIHTVENDPEILKVKITINTMMDQLQTFANEVTKVATEVANGELGGQAKNDGSVGIWRSLTDNVNIMALNLTNQVREIADVTRAVAKGDLSRKINVHAQGEILQLQRTINTMVDQLRTFAFEVSKVARDVGVLGILGGQALIENVEGIWEELTDNVNAMALNLTTQVRNIANVTTAVAKGDLSKKVTADCKGEILDLKLTINQMVDRLQNFALAVTTLSREVGTLGILGGQANVQDVEGAWKQVTENVNLMATNLTNQVRSIATVTTAVAHGDLSQKIDVHAQGEILQLKNTINKMVDSLQLFASEVSKVAQDVGINGKLGIQAQVSDVDGLWKEITSNVNTMASNLTSQVRAFAQITAAATDGDFTRFITVEASGEMDALKTKINQMVFNLRESLQRNTAAREAAELANSAKSEFLANMSHEIRTPLNGIIGMTQLSLDTELTQYQREMLSIVHNLANSLLTIIDDILDISKIEANRMTVEQIDFSLRGTVFGALKTLAVKAIEKNLDLTYQCDSSFPDNLIGDSFRLRQVILNLAGNAIKFTKEGKVSVSVKKSDKMVLDSKLLLEVCVSDTGIGIEKDKLGLIFDTFCQADGSTTRKFGGTGLGLSISKQLIHLMGGEIWVTSEYGSGSNFYFTVCVSPSNIRYTRQTEQLLPFSSHYVLFVSTEHTQEELDVLRDGIIELGLIPIIVRNIEDATLTEPVKYDIIMIDSIEIAKKLRLLSEVKYIPLVLVHHSIPQLNMRVCIDLGISSYANTPCSITDLASAIIPALESRSISQNSDESVRYKILLAEDNLVNQKLAVRILEKQGHSVEVVENGLEAYEAIKRNKYDVVLMDVQMPVMGGFEATEKIRQWEKKSNPIDSLTFRTPIIALTAHAMLGDREKSLAKGMDDYVSKPLKPKLLMQTINKCIHNINQLKELSRNSRGSDFAKKMTRNTPGSTTRQGSDEGSVEDMIGDTPRQGSVEGGGTSSRPVQRRSATEGSITTISEQIDR; translated from the coding sequence CACTGTCATAGCCTTAGGGAAACACTTCTTGATCATTTCAACCATCAAGCTACACTTATCGACACTTATGAACATGAACTagaaaaatccaaaaatgCCAACAAAGCGTTCCAACAAGCACTTAGTGAAATAGGTACAGTTGTTATATCTGTTGCCATGGGAGACTTGTCCAAAAAAGTTGAGATTCACACAGTAGAAAATGACCCTGAGATTTTAAAAGTCAAAATCACCATCAACACCATGATGGATCAATTACAGACATTTGCTAATGAGGTTACAAAAGTCGCCACCGAAGTCGCAAATGGTGAACTAGGTGGACAAGCGAAAAATGATGGATCTGTTGGTATTTGGAGATCACTTACAGACAATGTTAATATTATGGCTCTTAATTTAACTAACCAAGTGCGAGAAATTGCTGATGTCACACGTGCTGTTGCCAAGGGGGACTTGTCACGTAAAATTAATGTACACGCCCAGGGTGAAATCCTTCAACTTCAACGTACAATAAACACCATGGTGGATCAGTTACGAACGTTTGCATTCGAAGTATCTAAAGTTGCTAGAGATGTTGGTGTGCTTGGTATATTAGGAGGACAAGCGttgattgaaaatgttgaaGGTATTTGGGAAGAGTTGACTGATAATGTCAATGCTATGGCTCTTAATTTGACTACACAAGTGAGAAATATTGCCAATGTCACCACTGCCGTTGCCAAGGGGGATTTGTCGAAAAAAGTCACTGCTGATTGTAAGGGAgaaattcttgatttgaaaCTTACTATTAATCAAATGGTGGACCGATTACAGAATTTTGCTCTTGCGGTGACGACATTGTCGAGAGAGGTTGGTACTTTGGGTATTTTGGGTGGACAAGCTAACGTACAGGATGTTGAAGGTGCTTGGAAACAGGTTACAGAAAATGTCAACCTAATGGCTACTAATTTAACTAACCAAGTGAGATCTATTGCTACAGTTACTACTGCAGTTGCGCATGGTGATTTGTCGCAAAAGATTGATGTTCATGCCCAGGGAGAGAttttacaattgaaaaatacaatCAACAAGATGGTGGACTCTTTGCAGTTGTTTGCATCAGAAGTGTCGAAAGTGGCACAAGATGTTGGTATTAATGGAAAATTAGGTATTCAAGCACAAGTTAGTGATGTTGATGGATTATGGAAGGAAATTACGTCTAATGTAAATACCATGGCTTCAAATTTAACTTCGCAAGTGAGAGCTTTTGCACAGATTACTGCTGCTGCTACTGATGGGGATTTCACTAGATTTATTACTGTTGAAGCACTGGGAGAGATGGATGCGTTGAAAACAAAGATTAATCAAATGGTGTTTAACTTAAGGGAATCGCTTCAAAGGAATACTGCGGCTAGAGAAGCTGCTGAGTTGGCCAATAGTGCGAAATCCGAGTTTTTAGCAAACATGTCGCATGAGATTAGAACACCATTGAATGGGATTATTGGTATGACTCAGTTGTCGCTTGATACAGAGTTGACACAGTACCAACGAGAGATGTTGTCGATTGTGCATAACTTGGCAAATTCCTTGTTGACCATTATAGACGATATATTGGATATTTCTAAGATTGAGGCGAATAGAATGACGGTGGAACagattgatttttcattaagAGGGACAGTGTTTGGTGCATTGAAAACGTTAGCCGTCAAAgctattgaaaaaaaccTAGACTTGACCTATCAATGTGATTCATCGTTTCCAGATAATCTTATTGGAGATAGTTTTAGATTACGACAAGTTATTCTTAACTTGGCTGGTAATGCTATTAAGTTTACTAAAGAGGGGAAAGTTAGTGTTAGTGTGAAAAAGTCTGATAAAATGGTGTTAGATAGTAAGTTGTTGTTAGAGGTTTGTGTTAGCGACACGGGAATAGGTATAGAGAAAGACAAATTGGGATTGATTTTCGATACCTTCTGTCAAGCTGATGGTTCTACTACAAGAAAGTTTGGTGGTACAGGTTTAGGGTTGTCAATTTCCAAACAGTTGATACATTTAATGGGTGGAGAGATATGGGTTACCTCGGAGTATGGATCCGGGTCAAACTTTTATTTTACGGTGTGCGTGTCGCCATCTAATATTAGATATACTCGACAAACCGAACAATTGTTACCATTTAGTTCCCATTATGTGTTATTTGTATCGACTGAGCATACTCAAGAAGAACTTGATGTGTTGAGAGATGGAATTATAGAACTTGGATTGATACCTATAATTGTGAGAAATATTGAAGATGCAACATTGACTGAGCCGGTGAAATATGATATAATTATGATTGATTCGATAGAGATTGCCAAAAAGTTGAGGTTGTTATCAGAGGTTAAATATATTCCGTTGGTTTTGGTCCATCATTCTATTCCACAGTTGAATATGAGAGTATGTATTGATTTGGGGATATCTTCCTATGCAAATACGCCATGTTCGATCACGGACTTGGCCAGTGCGATTATACCAGCGTTGGAGTCGAGATCTATATCACAGAACTCAGACGAGTCGGTGAGGTACAAAATATTACTAGCAGAGGACAACCTCGTCAATCAGAAACTTGCAGTTAGGATATTAGAAAAGCAAGGGCATCTGGTGGAAGTAGTTGAGAACGGACTCGAGGCGTACGAAGCGATTAAGAGGAATAAATATGATGTGGTGTTGATGGATGTGCAAATGCCTGTAATGGGTGGGTTTGAAGCTACGGAGAAGATTCGACAATGGGAGAAAAAGTCTAACCCAATTGACTCGTTGACGTTTAGGACTCCAATTATTGCCCTCACTGCACACGCCATGTTAGGTGATAGAGAAAAGTCATTGGCCAAGGGGATGGACGATTATGTGAGTAAGCCATTGAAGCCGAAATTGTTAATGCAGACGATAAACAAGTGTATTCATAATATTAACCAGTTGAAAGAATTGTCGAGAAATAGTAGAGGTAGCGATTTTGCAAAGAAGATGACCCGAAACACACCTGGAAGCACGACCCGTCAGGGGAGTGATGAGGGGAGTGTAGAGGACATGATTGGGGACACTCCCCGTCAAGGGAGTGTTGAGGGAGGGGGTACAAGTAGTAGACCAGTACAGAGAAGGTCTGCCACAGAGGGGTCGATCACTACAATTAGTGAACAAATCGACCGTTAG
- the ERG5 gene encoding C-22 sterol desaturase (Putative C-22 sterol desaturase; fungal C-22 sterol desaturases are cytochrome P450 enzymes of ergosterol biosynthesis, catalyze formation of the C-22(23) double bond in the sterol side chain; transposon mutation affects filamentous growth) → MNSTEVDNLPFQQQLTSFVELAVAKATGSPITTLFTIIFLILSYDQLSYQINKGSIAGPRFKFYPIIGPFLESLDPKFEEYKAKWDSGELSCVSIFHKFVVIASSRDLARKILSSPKYVKPCVVDVAIKILRPTNWVFLDGKQHTDYRRSLNGLFSSKALEIYIPVQEKYMDIYLERFCKYDGPREFFPEFRELLCALSLRTFCGDYITEDQIALVADNYYRVTAALELVNFPIIIPYTKTWYGKKIADDTMKIFENCAAMAKKHINENNGTPKCVMDEWIHLMKEAREKHSEDPDSKLLVREFSNREISEAIFTFLFASQDASSSLACWLFQIVADRPDIVAKIREEQLRVRNNNPDVRLSLDLINEMTYTNNVVKESLRYRPPVLMVPYVVKKSFPVTESYTAPKGAMIIPTLYPALHDPEVYDEPDSFIPERWENASGDMYKRNWLVFGTGPHVCLGKNYVLMLFTGMLGKFVMNSDMIHHKTDLSEEIKVFATIFPKDDLILEWKKRDPLKSL, encoded by the coding sequence ATGAATTCAACAGAGGTCGATAACTTAccttttcaacaacaactcaCTTCGTTTGTTGAATTGGCCGTAGCCAAAGCAACTGGCTCACCAATCACCACTTTATTTACAATCATCTTTCTTATTCTTCTGTACGATCAACTTTCctatcaaatcaataaagGTTCAATTGCTGGTCCCCGTTTCAAATTTTACCCTATTATTGGTCCATTCTTAGAATCTTTGGATCCTAAATTCGAGGAATATAAGGCAAAATGGGATTCTGGTGAATTAAGTTGTGTATCTATTTTCCAcaaatttgttgttattgctTCATCTCGTGATTTGGCTAGAAAGATATTATCATCTCCCAAATACGTGAAACCAtgtgttgttgatgttgctATTAAAATCCTTAGACCAACCAACTGGGTTTTTCTCGATGGTAAACAACACACCGATTACCGCCGTTCTTTAAACGGGTTATTCTCTTCAAAAGCTTTGGAAATTTACATTCCAgtacaagaaaaatacaTGGACATTTATTTAGAGAGATTTTGCAAATATGATGGTCCTCGTGAATTTTTCCCGGAATTTAGAGAATTATTGTGTGCATTGTCGTTGAGAACTTTCTGTGGTGACTACATTACTGAGGACCAAATTGCTCTTGTTGCCGATAATTACTACAGAGTTACCGCTGCTTTGGAGTTGGTCAATTTCCCGATCATTATTCCATACACCAAAACTTGGTACGGTAAGAAAATTGCTGATGACACcatgaaaatttttgagAATTGTGCTGCTATGGCTAAAAAACATATCAACGAAAACAATGGTACCCCTAAATGTGTTATGGATGAATGGATTCATTTGATGAAGGAAGCCAGAGAAAAACATTCTGAAGACCCAGACTCTAAATTATTGGTTAGAGAATTCTCTAATCGTGAAATTTCTGAAGCTATTTTCACATTTTTGTTTGCTTCTCAAGATGCTTCTTCGTCTTTAGCTTGTTGGTTGTTCCAAATTGTTGCTGATAGACCTGATATCGTTGCTAAAATCAGAGAAGAGCAATTGCGTGTGAGAAACAATAACCCTGATGTTAGATTATCTTTGGACTTGATTAATGAAATGACATACACGAACAATGTCGTTAAGGAATCTTTGAGATACCGTCCACCAGTCTTGATGGTTCCATACGTTGTTAAGAAATCCTTCCCAGTTACTGAATCCTACACTGCTCCTAAAGGTGCTATGATTATTCCAACATTGTATCCTGCTTTGCACGACCCTGAAGTTTATGATGAGCCAGATTCTTTTATTCCTGAAAGATGGGAAAATGCTAGTGGTGATATGTATAAACGTAACTGGTTGGTATTTGGAACTGGTCCTCATGTGTGTTTGGGTAAGAATTATGTCTTGATGTTGTTCACTGGTATGTTGGGTAAATTTGTTATGAATTCAGACATGATTCACCACAAGACAGACTTGTcagaagaaattaaagTTTTTGCTACTATTTTCCCTAAagatgatttgattttagaATGGAAGAAAAGAGACCCATTAAAGAGTTTATAG